One Edaphobacter flagellatus genomic region harbors:
- the acnA gene encoding aconitate hydratase, producing the protein MSLNNPDSFKSKATLKSGSKSYTIFRLDALKSSGVELARLPFSLRILLENLLRHEDGTSVTADDIKFLAKWDPKAEPSREIAYMPARVLMQDFTGVPAVVDLAAMRDAMKQLGGDPQRINPLQPAELVIDHSVQVDEFGTKRAYDLNAALEFQRNRERYAFLKWGQTAFRNFSAVPPGMGICHQVNLEHLARVVFTTKPETSLDAVATDGSKATVEQSHALAYPDTLVGTDSHTTMINGLGVLGWGVGGIEAEAAMLGQPVSMLVPQVVGFKLTGKLKQGTTATDLVLTVTQMLRKLGVVGKFVEFYGSGVSELPLADRATIANMAPEYGATCGIFPVDKETLNYLRLTGRSEEQIALVEAYYKEQGMFHTADAAEAEYSTTIALDLSTVQPSVAGPKRPQDKVLLPEVGASFKQQLPGLLGPNANANSVRQLVRWEGEGGHASLGGDLASSTGAPSPVVVAPSVPVATLENGHLDAPAVSIKSRFGVDPDKYLDHGSIVIAAITSCTNTSNPYVMLAAGLLAKKAVEKGLSTPPWVKTSLAPGSRVVTDYYEKAGLMPYLDALRFQIVGYGCTTCIGNSGPLPTDVSKAIEDHGLVAVSVLSGNRNFEGRISPEVRANYLMSPPLVVAYALAGHIGHDFDKDPLGKGKDGQPVYLRDIWPTQEEVAATVASSIDSEMFHKEYSTVSQGDQNWQHLKFPEGDTYGWEGDSTYIRKAPYFDGMKREPEAVEDINGARVLAVLGDSVTTDHISPAGSIKLNGPAGKYLTDHGVKPADFNSYGSRRGNHEVMVRGTFANVRLRNKLAPGTEGGVTRLLPEGTGMSIYDASVEYAKRGTPLAILAGKEYGSGSSRDWAAKGPRLLGIRFVIAESYERIHRSNLVGMGILPLQFVDGQNVESLGLTGEEIFRVGEPGELKAMLDSKFANGRTIAVFAESDSGKTTEFTATVRIDTPQEILYYQNGGILQYVLRQLVAKG; encoded by the coding sequence ATGTCATTGAATAATCCTGATTCCTTTAAGAGCAAAGCGACCCTGAAGTCAGGTTCGAAGAGCTATACGATCTTCCGTCTGGATGCGCTGAAGTCGAGCGGTGTAGAGCTGGCGCGGCTGCCGTTTTCGCTGCGCATTTTGCTGGAGAACCTGCTGCGTCACGAAGACGGCACCAGCGTGACCGCAGACGACATCAAGTTTCTGGCGAAGTGGGACCCCAAGGCCGAGCCTTCGCGCGAGATCGCATACATGCCGGCTCGCGTGCTGATGCAGGACTTCACCGGTGTGCCTGCTGTCGTCGATCTTGCTGCGATGCGCGATGCGATGAAGCAGCTGGGCGGCGATCCGCAGCGGATCAATCCGCTGCAGCCGGCGGAGCTGGTGATCGACCACTCGGTGCAGGTGGACGAGTTCGGCACGAAGCGCGCCTATGACCTGAATGCGGCGCTGGAGTTTCAGCGCAACCGCGAGCGCTATGCATTTTTGAAGTGGGGACAGACGGCGTTCCGCAATTTTTCGGCTGTGCCTCCGGGGATGGGTATCTGTCATCAGGTGAACCTGGAGCATCTGGCGCGCGTGGTGTTTACGACGAAGCCGGAGACGAGTCTCGATGCGGTGGCGACGGATGGCAGCAAGGCGACGGTGGAGCAGAGCCATGCGCTGGCGTATCCGGACACGCTGGTCGGCACGGACTCGCACACGACGATGATCAACGGTCTGGGCGTGCTGGGCTGGGGCGTTGGCGGCATTGAGGCAGAGGCGGCGATGCTGGGCCAGCCGGTGAGCATGCTGGTGCCGCAGGTCGTCGGCTTCAAGCTGACGGGCAAGCTGAAGCAGGGCACGACAGCGACCGACCTGGTGCTGACGGTGACGCAGATGCTGCGCAAGCTCGGGGTTGTCGGCAAGTTCGTGGAGTTCTACGGCTCGGGCGTGAGTGAGCTGCCGCTGGCGGATCGCGCGACGATTGCGAACATGGCTCCGGAGTACGGCGCGACGTGCGGCATCTTCCCGGTGGACAAGGAGACGCTGAACTATTTACGCCTGACGGGTCGCAGCGAAGAGCAGATTGCGCTGGTGGAGGCGTACTACAAGGAACAGGGGATGTTCCACACGGCGGATGCGGCCGAGGCGGAGTACTCGACGACGATTGCGCTGGATTTGAGCACGGTGCAGCCGAGCGTTGCGGGACCGAAGAGGCCGCAGGACAAGGTGCTGCTGCCGGAGGTGGGTGCGAGCTTCAAGCAGCAGCTGCCTGGGCTGCTGGGGCCGAATGCGAATGCGAACTCGGTGCGCCAGCTGGTGCGCTGGGAGGGTGAGGGCGGACATGCTTCGCTGGGCGGCGATCTGGCGTCGAGCACGGGTGCTCCTTCGCCGGTTGTGGTTGCGCCGAGCGTGCCGGTGGCGACGCTGGAGAACGGCCATCTGGATGCTCCGGCGGTGTCGATCAAGAGCCGGTTCGGTGTCGATCCGGACAAGTATCTGGATCACGGATCGATTGTGATCGCAGCGATCACGAGCTGCACGAACACGTCGAATCCGTACGTGATGCTGGCTGCGGGTCTGCTGGCGAAGAAGGCGGTGGAGAAGGGACTGTCGACGCCGCCGTGGGTGAAGACGTCGCTGGCTCCTGGCTCGCGCGTGGTGACGGACTACTACGAGAAGGCCGGGCTGATGCCGTATCTCGATGCGCTGCGTTTCCAGATCGTGGGCTACGGCTGCACGACGTGCATCGGCAACTCGGGGCCGCTGCCGACGGATGTGTCGAAGGCGATTGAAGACCACGGGCTGGTGGCGGTTTCGGTGCTCTCGGGAAATCGTAACTTTGAAGGGCGCATATCGCCGGAGGTCCGTGCGAACTACCTGATGTCGCCTCCGCTGGTGGTGGCGTATGCACTGGCAGGACACATCGGTCATGACTTCGATAAGGACCCACTGGGCAAGGGCAAGGACGGCCAGCCGGTGTATCTGCGCGACATCTGGCCGACGCAGGAGGAGGTAGCCGCGACGGTGGCCAGTTCGATTGATTCCGAGATGTTCCACAAGGAGTACTCGACGGTTTCGCAGGGCGACCAGAACTGGCAGCACCTGAAGTTCCCCGAGGGCGACACGTACGGGTGGGAGGGTGACTCGACCTACATCCGCAAGGCACCGTACTTCGACGGCATGAAGCGCGAGCCGGAGGCGGTGGAGGATATCAACGGCGCGCGCGTGTTGGCGGTGCTGGGCGATTCGGTGACGACGGACCACATCTCGCCTGCAGGCTCGATCAAGCTGAACGGCCCGGCAGGCAAGTACCTGACGGACCACGGCGTGAAGCCTGCGGACTTCAACTCGTATGGAAGCCGTCGCGGCAACCACGAGGTGATGGTGCGCGGCACGTTTGCGAATGTGCGGCTGCGCAACAAGCTGGCTCCGGGAACGGAGGGCGGCGTGACGCGCCTGCTGCCGGAGGGCACGGGCATGTCGATCTACGACGCGAGCGTCGAGTATGCGAAGCGGGGCACTCCGCTGGCGATTCTCGCGGGCAAGGAGTATGGCTCGGGCTCGTCGCGTGACTGGGCGGCGAAGGGACCGCGGTTGCTGGGCATTCGCTTTGTGATTGCGGAGAGCTATGAGCGTATCCATCGCTCGAACCTGGTGGGCATGGGCATTCTGCCGTTGCAGTTTGTGGACGGGCAGAATGTGGAGTCGCTGGGGCTGACGGGCGAGGAGATCTTCCGCGTGGGCGAGCCGGGCGAGCTGAAGGCGATGCTCGATTCGAAGTTTGCTAACGGCAGGACGATTGCGGTGTTCGCGGAGTCGGACTCGGGCAAGACGACGGAGTTCACCGCGACCGTGCGCATCGATACGCCGCAGGAGATTCTGTACTACCAGAACGGCGGCATTCTGCAGTATGTGCTGCGTCAGCTGGTGGCGAAGGGATAG
- a CDS encoding YXWGXW repeat-containing protein, with product MNTRTRLLSPALLLGIAFCASPFMTSCHSSVNAQQQADNSGPDPADANMAPVTGDPNAQAAQTSDPYAQAARQPGATAPPPSSGAQNESIQRAQEYSQTGRQAGAPQDQSQDQSAQPQEPAPIERQAPAAQQPYDDGQVNPSDEAAYEDLEASQPPPTLPTYDQPPAPAPNYMWTPGYWSYAPAGYYWVPGVWVAAPWPGALWTPGYWFFIGGRYRFHRGYWGPYIGFYGGIPYGYGYTGYGFHGGYWRGNNFFYNRSVTNIRNVNITNVYNRTVVVNNITRVSYNGGPRGIQAQPRPTEIAATRQARLAPMQSQLAVRQQAEANRAQFYNANRGRPQMAAVARPVPADPGVQRPIMRPAIQNNARPMPGNQGQYRPGQQAQPGAQIRPGVQQPGAQYRPGQGQPQVQPTRPQVQAPIERPQQARPMPQYRPEQQTRPVQPEQQARPEMQRPAPVQRPAPQPQYRPEPQQRYQAPSQPQYRPQPQQQYRPTPEQTRPAPQPQYRPAPQERPAPQPQRSSPPPRASYSGGGEHGRGR from the coding sequence ATGAACACGCGCACCAGACTTCTCTCCCCGGCTCTACTGTTAGGCATCGCATTCTGCGCTTCACCCTTCATGACTAGTTGCCACTCCAGCGTCAACGCGCAACAGCAGGCCGACAACTCCGGCCCCGACCCCGCCGACGCCAACATGGCCCCCGTCACCGGTGATCCCAACGCACAAGCCGCGCAGACATCCGATCCATACGCCCAGGCCGCCCGCCAGCCCGGTGCCACCGCACCGCCGCCCTCCTCCGGCGCGCAGAACGAGAGCATCCAGCGCGCACAGGAGTATTCCCAAACCGGCCGGCAGGCAGGCGCGCCACAGGATCAGTCACAAGACCAGTCCGCCCAGCCGCAGGAGCCAGCCCCCATCGAAAGACAGGCCCCCGCTGCTCAGCAGCCCTATGACGACGGCCAGGTGAACCCCAGTGACGAAGCCGCCTACGAAGACCTCGAAGCCAGCCAGCCGCCACCCACATTGCCAACCTATGACCAGCCCCCCGCCCCCGCCCCCAACTACATGTGGACGCCCGGTTACTGGTCCTACGCACCCGCCGGCTACTACTGGGTCCCCGGCGTCTGGGTAGCCGCTCCCTGGCCCGGCGCTCTCTGGACCCCCGGCTACTGGTTCTTCATCGGCGGACGCTACCGCTTCCATCGCGGTTACTGGGGACCCTACATCGGCTTCTACGGCGGAATCCCCTACGGCTATGGCTACACCGGCTACGGCTTCCACGGAGGCTACTGGCGCGGCAATAACTTCTTCTACAACCGCTCCGTCACCAACATTCGTAACGTCAACATCACCAATGTCTACAACCGCACCGTCGTCGTGAATAACATCACCCGCGTCTCCTACAACGGAGGCCCGCGTGGCATCCAGGCGCAGCCGCGTCCGACCGAGATCGCCGCCACTCGCCAGGCCCGCCTCGCTCCCATGCAGTCGCAGCTCGCCGTCCGCCAGCAGGCCGAAGCCAACCGCGCACAGTTCTACAACGCCAACCGCGGACGTCCGCAGATGGCCGCCGTAGCGCGTCCCGTCCCGGCCGACCCCGGCGTCCAACGCCCCATCATGCGTCCCGCCATACAAAACAACGCCCGACCCATGCCCGGCAATCAGGGACAATATCGCCCCGGCCAGCAGGCCCAGCCCGGCGCACAGATCAGGCCCGGCGTGCAGCAACCCGGAGCTCAGTACCGTCCCGGCCAGGGACAGCCACAGGTTCAGCCCACTCGCCCGCAGGTGCAGGCCCCCATCGAACGGCCACAGCAGGCTCGACCCATGCCGCAATATCGACCCGAACAGCAGACACGCCCTGTCCAGCCCGAACAACAGGCCCGCCCTGAGATGCAGCGCCCCGCACCGGTCCAACGCCCGGCACCGCAGCCCCAGTACCGCCCCGAGCCACAACAGCGCTATCAGGCCCCATCACAGCCGCAGTACCGGCCTCAGCCTCAGCAGCAGTACCGCCCAACTCCCGAGCAGACGAGACCGGCACCGCAACCGCAGTACCGGCCCGCCCCGCAGGAGCGCCCCGCGCCACAACCGCAGCGTTCCTCGCCTCCGCCCCGCGCCAGCTATAGCGGAGGCGGAGAACACGGTCGAGGCCGCTAA
- a CDS encoding YCF48-related protein — protein sequence MRTILTLITSLALSLTAQAQFEIQDSHSTASFRGIHSIGDGIAWASGTEGTILRTTDDGKTWQRCTTPPKADKLDFRGIQAFDQNTAIVMSSGKGDLSRLYKTTDGCKTWKLVFTNPDATGFFDSLRRVTSKQLYLLGDPVSGKFSMFLSQDSGDTWFIADDPGLEADKGDGAFAASNSSLLSQGAFLFFGTGGAISPHVYFTYLKCETPTSSACAMAWMKSDVPIASGSPASGVFSLAARMTTDLSGKSRTAIVAVGGAYDKPEISSATAAFSKDGGKTWNVATTTPAGYRSSVAFISSVGVWITTGPNGTDISRDDGKNWTALKPGPNDAPDADKNWNALSLPFVVGPKGRIGKLRPDALKP from the coding sequence ATGCGCACGATCCTCACCCTCATCACATCCCTCGCGCTCTCTCTCACCGCACAAGCCCAGTTCGAAATACAGGACTCCCACTCCACCGCCAGCTTCCGCGGCATCCACTCCATCGGCGACGGCATCGCATGGGCCAGCGGAACCGAAGGCACCATCCTGCGCACCACCGACGACGGCAAAACATGGCAGCGCTGCACCACTCCGCCCAAAGCCGACAAGCTCGACTTCCGCGGCATCCAGGCATTCGACCAGAACACCGCCATCGTCATGTCCTCCGGCAAAGGCGATCTCTCCCGCCTCTACAAAACCACCGACGGATGCAAGACATGGAAGCTCGTCTTCACCAATCCAGATGCCACTGGATTTTTCGACAGCCTGCGCCGAGTAACCAGCAAACAGCTTTATCTGCTGGGTGATCCTGTCTCTGGCAAGTTCTCTATGTTCCTCTCGCAGGACAGCGGGGATACATGGTTCATTGCTGATGACCCTGGCCTCGAAGCTGATAAAGGCGACGGAGCCTTCGCCGCAAGCAACTCCTCTCTGCTGTCTCAAGGTGCGTTCCTCTTTTTTGGTACCGGCGGAGCTATCTCACCACATGTTTATTTCACCTATCTGAAGTGCGAGACACCAACGTCCTCCGCTTGCGCCATGGCATGGATGAAATCTGACGTACCAATAGCAAGTGGCTCACCAGCATCTGGAGTGTTTTCACTCGCCGCTCGGATGACTACAGACCTCTCTGGCAAGTCCCGAACCGCGATCGTAGCTGTCGGCGGTGCCTACGACAAACCGGAAATAAGTTCAGCCACTGCAGCCTTCTCAAAAGATGGCGGTAAGACCTGGAATGTCGCCACGACAACGCCCGCAGGCTACCGCTCCTCAGTTGCTTTCATCTCCTCCGTTGGCGTCTGGATCACCACAGGCCCCAACGGCACCGACATCTCCCGCGACGACGGCAAAAACTGGACAGCCCTCAAGCCCGGCCCCAACGACGCCCCCGACGCCGACAAAAACTGGAACGCTCTCTCACTCCCCTTCGTCGTCGGCCCCAAAGGACGCATCGGCAAGCTGCGCCCCGATGCGCTCAAGCCATAA
- a CDS encoding gamma carbonic anhydrase family protein, protein MIRSYQGKRPVVPSSCYVDVSAQLIGDVELGEQASVWMNAVLRGDVNSIRVGARSNVQDCAVLHGMRYVYPVIVGEMVTIGHNATVHGCVLEDAVLVGIGATILNNARVGEGSIIAAGAVIPEQTVIPANSLVAGVPGKVKKTLGDEDRKMILQYAQNYLDYTKIYLEQLGNW, encoded by the coding sequence ATGATCAGGAGCTATCAGGGTAAGAGGCCGGTGGTGCCATCGAGCTGTTATGTGGATGTTTCGGCGCAGCTGATCGGCGACGTGGAGCTGGGCGAGCAGGCGAGCGTGTGGATGAATGCGGTGCTGCGAGGCGATGTGAATTCGATCCGCGTGGGGGCGCGGTCGAATGTTCAGGACTGCGCGGTGCTCCACGGGATGCGGTATGTATACCCGGTCATTGTGGGCGAGATGGTGACGATCGGGCACAATGCGACGGTGCATGGATGCGTGCTGGAGGACGCGGTGCTGGTGGGGATCGGCGCGACGATTCTGAATAATGCGCGCGTGGGTGAGGGGTCGATTATTGCGGCGGGGGCAGTGATTCCGGAGCAGACGGTGATTCCGGCGAACTCGCTGGTGGCGGGCGTGCCGGGCAAGGTGAAGAAGACGCTGGGGGACGAGGACCGCAAGATGATTTTGCAGTACGCGCAGAATTATCTGGATTACACGAAGATCTATCTGGAGCAGTTGGGGAACTGGTAG
- the rpsU gene encoding 30S ribosomal protein S21 gives MAEVRVQEGEPLENALRRFKRKVQTEDIIKEVKRHSFYLKPGEKKRVKEALARKRNRKKVRKEQD, from the coding sequence TTGGCAGAGGTTCGAGTTCAGGAAGGCGAACCCCTTGAAAATGCTCTGCGCCGCTTCAAGCGCAAGGTGCAAACCGAAGACATTATCAAGGAGGTCAAGCGCCACTCCTTCTACCTGAAGCCGGGTGAAAAGAAGCGCGTCAAAGAAGCGCTCGCCCGCAAACGTAATCGTAAGAAAGTCCGCAAGGAGCAGGACTAA
- a CDS encoding zinc-ribbon domain containing protein → MEFVDRILTCADCGGEFIFTAGEQLFFFDKQFKNDPKRCKPCKSKRAGAAMRTGSGPAAAGISRTETRTTCSECGVETTVPFKPTQGRPVLCRQCFQNKQRSVPAAAAVDSALEHVQAPMAPELVSAAASGSERIAASSEMMVIARAS, encoded by the coding sequence ATGGAATTCGTGGATCGGATACTGACCTGCGCTGATTGTGGTGGAGAGTTTATCTTCACCGCCGGCGAACAGCTCTTCTTCTTCGACAAACAATTCAAGAACGACCCCAAACGGTGCAAGCCCTGCAAATCCAAACGCGCTGGCGCAGCAATGCGTACCGGCTCCGGACCAGCAGCCGCCGGCATCTCGCGCACCGAAACCCGCACCACCTGCTCGGAGTGTGGCGTCGAAACGACGGTTCCCTTCAAACCCACTCAGGGGCGACCGGTTCTCTGCCGTCAGTGTTTCCAGAACAAGCAGCGCAGCGTGCCAGCAGCCGCCGCGGTTGACTCCGCACTGGAACACGTACAGGCACCGATGGCTCCCGAACTGGTTAGCGCAGCAGCATCAGGCAGCGAGCGCATCGCTGCAAGCTCGGAGATGATGGTGATTGCGCGGGCCTCCTGA
- a CDS encoding MBL fold metallo-hydrolase, which produces MSELENLPGPDDLLRARKHLGDFELTICTDGSYRLDGGAMFGVVPKTLWQKRAPADDNNTILLGLNTVVVRTGKHTVVIETGVGNKQSAKMREIHQNKELLPQSLAAAGVRPEEVDVVINTHLHFDHCGWNTTLHPDGSVTPTFPNARYFAHKGEVEHGHMQYDRDRVSYLSPNYDPLIENGQMTLVTNDAIASNPEVVPGISLELFPGHTHQLMAVHIESTSHGGAVEHACYISDLIPTSAHLDPTWVMGYDLDPMRCIAERKRFYQRAIPEKWLVLFTHDHNTPMARIELNDKGKPVIVDM; this is translated from the coding sequence ATGAGCGAATTGGAAAACCTCCCCGGCCCAGATGATCTGCTACGAGCGCGGAAGCATCTGGGCGACTTTGAGCTGACAATCTGCACGGACGGAAGCTACCGCCTTGACGGCGGAGCTATGTTTGGCGTCGTGCCCAAGACGCTCTGGCAGAAGCGCGCACCGGCCGACGACAACAACACCATCCTGCTCGGCCTGAACACTGTCGTCGTACGCACAGGCAAACACACCGTCGTCATCGAAACCGGCGTCGGCAACAAACAGTCCGCGAAGATGCGCGAGATCCACCAGAACAAGGAGCTGCTCCCGCAGTCGCTCGCTGCAGCAGGCGTGCGGCCCGAAGAGGTCGATGTTGTCATCAACACGCACCTCCACTTCGACCACTGCGGCTGGAACACGACACTGCATCCGGACGGCTCAGTGACGCCGACCTTTCCCAACGCACGCTACTTCGCGCACAAAGGCGAGGTCGAGCACGGACACATGCAGTATGACCGCGACCGCGTCAGCTATCTCTCGCCAAACTACGACCCGCTGATCGAAAACGGCCAGATGACGCTCGTGACCAACGACGCCATCGCCAGCAACCCAGAGGTCGTGCCCGGCATCTCGCTCGAACTCTTCCCCGGCCACACACACCAGTTGATGGCCGTGCATATCGAATCGACATCGCACGGCGGAGCCGTCGAACACGCCTGCTACATCTCCGACCTCATCCCCACCTCAGCCCACCTCGACCCAACCTGGGTGATGGGCTACGACCTTGACCCCATGCGCTGCATCGCCGAACGCAAACGCTTCTACCAGCGCGCCATCCCGGAAAAATGGCTCGTCCTCTTTACCCACGATCATAATACCCCGATGGCGCGAATTGAACTGAATGACAAAGGAAAGCCTGTCATAGTCGACATGTAA
- the rpmA gene encoding 50S ribosomal protein L27 has protein sequence MAHKKGLGSSKNGRDSNAQRLGVKRFSGQTVTGGSILVRQRGTPLKPGINVGRGKDDTLFAKIDGVVRFQDRGQHGRFVSIDPIAVA, from the coding sequence ATGGCACATAAAAAAGGTCTAGGTTCTTCCAAAAACGGCCGCGACTCCAACGCGCAGCGCCTCGGCGTCAAGCGCTTCTCCGGCCAGACGGTCACCGGTGGCTCCATCCTGGTCCGCCAGCGCGGAACTCCGCTGAAGCCCGGCATCAACGTCGGCCGCGGCAAGGACGACACTTTGTTTGCCAAGATCGACGGCGTGGTCCGCTTTCAGGACCGCGGCCAGCATGGTCGCTTCGTCTCGATCGACCCGATCGCTGTCGCATAA
- the rplU gene encoding 50S ribosomal protein L21, producing the protein MYAVIRTGGKQYKVAPGDTLKVETTGQAEGTIEFSDVLAVSKEEGKFVSDLKGAKVTASVLGEGRGDKILVFKLKRKKQYKKMQGHRQNFVEVKINEILVG; encoded by the coding sequence ATGTACGCAGTTATCCGCACCGGCGGCAAGCAGTATAAGGTCGCTCCTGGCGACACCCTCAAGGTTGAGACGACCGGTCAGGCCGAGGGCACGATCGAGTTTTCCGACGTTCTCGCCGTCTCGAAGGAAGAGGGCAAGTTCGTCAGCGACCTGAAGGGCGCCAAGGTCACGGCGTCGGTTCTGGGCGAAGGGCGCGGCGACAAGATTCTCGTCTTCAAGCTGAAGCGCAAGAAGCAGTACAAGAAGATGCAGGGTCACCGCCAGAACTTCGTTGAGGTCAAGATCAACGAAATTCTCGTCGGCTAA
- the mgrA gene encoding L-glyceraldehyde 3-phosphate reductase — protein sequence MTYVADQKRYQNAEFRRCGRSGIVLPPISLGLWQNFGGADVFETGRAMVRRAFDRGVTHFDLANNYGPPYGSAEENFGAMLGKDLALYRNELIISTKAGWDMWPGPYGIGGSRKYLIASLDSSLKRMGLDYVDIFYHHRPDVNTPLEETMSALAHIVRQGKALYVGVSSYSPELTREAAAILKSEGVPLFIHQPSYSMLNRWVEDELLATLEELGTGCIAFSPLAQGLLTSKYLKGVPEDSRAKDEGSFKSEMLSEDNLNRVRALNDIAKGRGQTLAQMAIAWVLRDSRVTSALIGARNVAQLDDSLDAVKNLKFTETELKEIDRYATDGGLDLWKGAREGTA from the coding sequence ATGACTTATGTGGCCGACCAGAAACGATATCAAAATGCAGAATTCCGCCGCTGCGGACGATCGGGAATCGTTTTGCCGCCTATTTCGCTTGGGCTGTGGCAGAACTTTGGTGGGGCCGATGTTTTTGAGACCGGACGCGCGATGGTGCGGCGAGCCTTCGATCGTGGCGTGACGCACTTCGACCTTGCGAACAACTACGGTCCTCCTTATGGCTCAGCCGAAGAGAACTTCGGCGCCATGCTTGGGAAGGATCTCGCGCTCTACCGCAACGAGCTCATCATCTCCACCAAGGCCGGCTGGGACATGTGGCCCGGCCCCTACGGCATCGGTGGTTCGCGCAAGTACCTGATCGCATCGCTCGATTCCAGCCTGAAGCGTATGGGGCTCGACTACGTCGACATCTTTTATCACCATCGCCCCGACGTGAATACGCCGCTTGAGGAGACGATGTCGGCGCTCGCGCACATCGTTCGTCAGGGCAAGGCACTGTATGTCGGTGTCTCGTCCTACAGCCCCGAGCTCACGCGAGAGGCAGCGGCCATCCTCAAGAGCGAGGGCGTTCCGCTGTTCATCCATCAGCCGTCGTATTCGATGCTCAACCGTTGGGTCGAGGACGAGCTGCTGGCGACGCTCGAAGAGCTTGGCACCGGTTGCATCGCCTTCTCTCCGCTGGCGCAGGGACTGCTGACCAGCAAATATCTCAAAGGCGTTCCGGAGGACTCGCGAGCAAAGGACGAGGGCTCGTTCAAGAGCGAGATGCTCAGCGAAGACAACCTCAACCGCGTCCGCGCACTGAACGACATCGCGAAAGGCCGGGGCCAGACGCTGGCACAGATGGCCATCGCCTGGGTATTGCGGGATTCGCGTGTGACTTCGGCGTTGATCGGAGCGCGCAATGTGGCGCAGCTCGACGACTCGCTCGACGCCGTGAAAAATCTCAAGTTCACCGAGACCGAACTGAAGGAGATCGACCGTTATGCGACCGATGGCGGTCTCGATCTCTGGAAGGGAGCGCGTGAGGGAACGGCATAA
- the hisS gene encoding histidine--tRNA ligase: MATIKAVRGTRDLLPPETELWNRVEATARSVFARYGFGEIRTPLFEATELFARGVGEETDIVSKEMYTWEDRGRAESDKGQSLTLRPENTAGVVRAYIEHHLDESGVLQKLFYIGPQFRRERPQRGRYRQFWQIGAEVLGPQFSGSDSALRDAEVLEMLATLLNELGIQGWQLSLNSVGSAEDRKRYAQALREALAPVKYKLSADNQRRAETNPLRVLDSKEPGDQEIINELPKIADFWGEDARAHFEQVKAALDACSVPYVVEPRLVRGLDYYTRTTFEFTVPDGSGLGTQNALLGGGRYDGLSEMLGGPKAPGIGFAIGEDRLILTLQAQAAKQEPTKLDAFVAPMGVPQNPAALELARELRAAGLRIEVGDGAFRLRKSFETADKLADKMIIVGEDEVNSGIFTVKTFSKGEQQKVPRAELAAALKTLS; the protein is encoded by the coding sequence ATGGCGACGATAAAAGCAGTGCGGGGAACGCGGGATCTGCTTCCCCCGGAAACAGAGTTATGGAACCGCGTTGAGGCAACCGCGCGGAGTGTATTTGCAAGATACGGGTTCGGCGAGATTCGCACTCCGCTTTTTGAAGCGACCGAGTTGTTCGCTCGCGGCGTGGGAGAAGAGACCGACATCGTCTCGAAAGAGATGTACACGTGGGAAGATCGCGGACGCGCTGAAAGCGACAAGGGACAGTCGCTGACGCTGCGGCCTGAGAACACGGCCGGCGTGGTGCGCGCCTATATAGAACATCATCTCGACGAGAGCGGCGTGCTGCAGAAGCTCTTCTACATCGGCCCGCAGTTCCGCCGCGAGCGGCCGCAGCGTGGTCGTTATCGGCAGTTCTGGCAGATCGGCGCGGAGGTGCTTGGGCCTCAGTTCTCGGGTTCCGACTCTGCGCTGCGCGATGCCGAGGTGCTGGAGATGCTGGCGACTCTGTTGAACGAGCTTGGCATTCAGGGCTGGCAGCTTTCGCTGAACTCGGTTGGTTCGGCTGAGGACCGCAAGCGTTATGCTCAGGCGTTGCGCGAAGCACTGGCTCCGGTGAAGTACAAGCTGAGCGCGGACAATCAGCGACGCGCTGAGACAAATCCCTTGCGCGTGCTCGATTCCAAAGAGCCTGGCGATCAGGAGATCATCAACGAGCTGCCGAAGATCGCTGACTTCTGGGGTGAAGACGCGCGCGCGCACTTCGAGCAGGTCAAAGCTGCGCTCGACGCCTGTAGTGTGCCGTATGTGGTGGAACCGCGTCTGGTTCGCGGGCTGGACTACTACACGCGCACCACCTTTGAGTTCACGGTGCCGGACGGCAGCGGTCTTGGTACGCAGAATGCTCTTCTGGGAGGCGGACGCTATGATGGCCTCTCCGAAATGCTGGGCGGGCCGAAGGCTCCGGGCATCGGCTTTGCCATCGGTGAAGACCGGCTGATTCTGACGCTGCAGGCCCAGGCCGCGAAGCAGGAGCCCACCAAGCTCGATGCCTTCGTGGCTCCGATGGGTGTCCCGCAAAATCCCGCAGCACTAGAGCTGGCGCGCGAACTGCGGGCCGCGGGGCTGAGGATCGAAGTCGGCGACGGAGCGTTCCGTCTGCGGAAGTCCTTCGAGACAGCGGACAAGCTGGCGGACAAAATGATCATCGTCGGCGAGGATGAAGTGAACTCCGGCATCTTCACGGTGAAAACGTTCTCCAAGGGCGAGCAGCAGAAAGTGCCTCGCGCGGAGCTGGCGGCGGCGCTAAAAACGCTCTCCTAG